Proteins from one Pseudomonas bijieensis genomic window:
- a CDS encoding LysR family transcriptional regulator, whose protein sequence is MTAILDIDLIRTFHAVARIGKFSAAAEQLHKSPAAVSVHIQRLEAVAGGRLLNRDNQSVSLTALGKRLLVATTELLSTHDRVLADLHGTRLAGRITLGVPDEYADHVIRDILPTFAAAWPNVVLELKTAPSYALRDLVQRGKLQAAVVAQPKGPLSSEAQVLVSTTPVWVGPVHTTVASMEPLPLAVHAAQCPYRQAMMEALRQSGRRIRVVLESPSTQAVKACVEAGLAISLIDRARVTDAMRILEDLPVIAEHEVVFMRSLASHEDEAVSLLSRAMQQYFRL, encoded by the coding sequence ATGACGGCCATACTCGATATCGACTTGATACGGACTTTTCATGCGGTGGCGCGGATCGGGAAATTCAGTGCGGCGGCAGAACAACTGCACAAAAGCCCGGCGGCGGTCAGCGTGCATATCCAGCGCTTGGAAGCGGTCGCTGGCGGGCGGTTGCTCAATCGGGACAATCAGTCGGTATCCCTCACCGCGTTGGGCAAGCGTTTGCTCGTGGCGACCACGGAACTGCTGAGCACCCATGACCGGGTGCTGGCCGACCTGCACGGAACCCGTTTGGCCGGACGCATCACTTTGGGGGTGCCGGATGAATACGCAGACCATGTCATCCGCGACATCCTCCCGACGTTCGCCGCCGCGTGGCCTAACGTGGTGCTGGAGCTCAAGACCGCGCCAAGCTACGCGCTACGTGACCTGGTGCAGCGCGGCAAGCTCCAGGCAGCGGTCGTCGCGCAGCCGAAGGGGCCGTTGAGCTCAGAGGCGCAAGTGCTGGTTTCCACCACGCCGGTCTGGGTCGGTCCGGTCCACACGACGGTGGCCTCGATGGAGCCGCTGCCGCTGGCCGTGCATGCGGCGCAATGCCCTTATCGGCAAGCGATGATGGAGGCCCTGAGGCAAAGCGGCCGCAGGATCCGAGTCGTCCTGGAAAGCCCCTCCACCCAGGCCGTCAAGGCGTGCGTGGAGGCCGGGCTGGCGATCAGCCTGATAGACCGTGCGCGGGTGACGGATGCCATGCGGATCCTCGAAGACCTGCCGGTTATCGCGGAGCATGAGGTGGTGTTCATGCGCTCCCTGGCGTCACACGAGGATGAAGCCGTGAGCCTGCTATCTCGTGCGATGCAACAGTATTTTCGACTGTAG
- a CDS encoding amidase, producing MIEITEASIAQLRAALESGQTTAVALVQAYLARIDAYDGPDTPTALNAVVVRNPDALKEAQASDARRANGQTLGPLDGIPYTAKDSYLVKGLTAASGSPAFKDLVAYRDAFTIERLRAAGAICLGKTNMPPMANGGMQRGVYGRAESPYNGNYLTAPFASGSSNGAGTATAASFAAFGLAEETWSSGRGPASNNGLCAYTPSRGVISVRGNWPLTPTMDVVVPFARTMADLLEVLDVVVADDPDTRGDLWRLQPWVPIPSVASVRPVSYPSLASSPAALSGVRFGVPRMYINADPEAGTAPAPGIGGPTGQRIITRPSVIDLWEQARKALEACGAEVVEVDFPLVSNCEGDRPGAPTVFTRGLVSKEFLHHELWDLSAWAFDDFLRANGDPKLNRLADVDGPKIFPHDPGTLPNREDDLAAGMDKYVKMAQRGITPWDQIPTLPDGLRGLEETRRIDLEEWMQRLGLDAVIFPTVADVGPADADVNPTSADIAWSNGIWVANGNLAIRHLGVPTVTVPMGVMADIGMPVGLTFAGRAYDDSRLLQLASAFEATGSKRLVPPRTPPLSA from the coding sequence ATGATCGAAATCACCGAAGCCTCCATTGCCCAATTGCGCGCTGCGCTGGAGTCGGGCCAGACGACGGCGGTGGCGCTTGTCCAGGCCTACCTCGCCAGGATCGATGCCTACGACGGCCCCGACACGCCCACGGCCCTCAACGCGGTGGTAGTTCGCAACCCCGACGCATTGAAGGAGGCCCAGGCCAGCGATGCCCGTCGGGCCAACGGCCAGACCCTGGGTCCGCTTGACGGCATTCCCTATACGGCCAAGGACAGTTACCTGGTCAAGGGGCTCACTGCGGCGTCCGGCAGCCCGGCGTTCAAGGACCTGGTTGCCTATCGCGATGCGTTCACCATCGAGCGGCTGCGCGCCGCCGGGGCCATCTGCCTGGGCAAGACCAACATGCCGCCCATGGCGAACGGCGGCATGCAGCGCGGGGTCTATGGCCGTGCCGAGAGCCCATACAACGGTAACTACCTCACCGCGCCCTTTGCCTCGGGTTCCTCCAATGGTGCGGGTACGGCAACCGCCGCCAGTTTCGCGGCGTTCGGCCTTGCTGAAGAAACCTGGTCGAGCGGACGCGGTCCGGCGTCGAACAATGGCTTGTGTGCGTATACGCCGTCGCGCGGCGTGATCTCGGTGCGTGGCAACTGGCCGCTGACGCCGACGATGGACGTCGTCGTGCCCTTCGCCAGGACCATGGCCGACCTGCTCGAAGTGCTGGACGTGGTGGTAGCCGATGACCCGGACACCCGTGGCGACCTGTGGCGCCTGCAACCCTGGGTGCCGATTCCGAGCGTCGCCTCGGTTCGTCCTGTCTCGTATCCGAGCCTTGCCAGCAGCCCAGCCGCGCTGTCAGGCGTTCGGTTCGGCGTGCCTCGGATGTACATCAACGCCGATCCTGAAGCGGGCACGGCCCCTGCTCCCGGCATCGGCGGCCCGACGGGACAGCGGATCATCACCCGGCCTTCGGTGATCGACCTCTGGGAGCAAGCGCGCAAGGCCCTTGAGGCCTGCGGTGCCGAAGTGGTCGAGGTGGATTTCCCCCTGGTATCCAACTGCGAGGGCGATCGTCCCGGCGCACCGACGGTATTCACTCGCGGCCTGGTGTCCAAGGAGTTCCTGCACCACGAATTGTGGGACCTGTCGGCCTGGGCATTCGATGACTTCCTGCGGGCCAACGGTGATCCGAAGTTGAATCGCCTGGCCGACGTCGACGGCCCGAAAATCTTCCCCCACGACCCGGGCACCCTGCCCAACCGGGAAGACGATCTGGCCGCCGGCATGGATAAATACGTGAAGATGGCCCAACGGGGCATTACGCCCTGGGACCAGATCCCTACCCTGCCCGACGGCTTGCGCGGGCTTGAAGAGACGCGTCGAATCGATCTGGAAGAGTGGATGCAGCGGCTGGGCCTGGACGCGGTGATCTTCCCGACCGTGGCCGATGTCGGGCCGGCGGATGCGGACGTCAACCCGACGTCTGCCGATATCGCCTGGAGCAACGGGATCTGGGTCGCCAACGGCAACCTCGCCATCCGCCACCTGGGCGTGCCCACGGTCACCGTGCCGATGGGCGTCATGGCGGACATCGGCATGCCCGTCGGGCTGACGTTTGCTGGCCGTGCCTATGATGATTCGAGGCTGTTGCAACTGGCTTCGGCGTTTGAAGCGACGGGCTCCAAACGCCTGGTTCCGCCTCGGACGCCGCCGTTGTCGGCTTGA
- a CDS encoding thermostable hemolysin: MPDFDWNIHLPLAFGDAGPPVRHLHRALPGQPRRAEFEAFIQQRFRQVHGADIRHFMPELFGLDDVHGTLCAAAGVRRAAQGPLFLERYLDSSIEPLISAPAERPVDRAGIVEVGNLAASDTGSARLSIIAITYLLAMGGLEWVAFTGNIGLVNSFHRLGLKPVTLCPADPQRLGEDRHLWGRYYESQPWVHVGNIRAGFIHLRNTGLFNRLGLPTDLGETSHVA; the protein is encoded by the coding sequence ATGCCCGATTTCGACTGGAACATCCACTTGCCGCTGGCCTTTGGCGACGCCGGCCCACCAGTGCGCCACTTGCACCGGGCCCTGCCGGGACAACCTCGGCGAGCTGAGTTCGAAGCGTTCATCCAGCAGCGTTTTCGCCAGGTCCATGGCGCCGATATTCGTCACTTCATGCCGGAGCTGTTCGGCCTCGACGATGTCCACGGCACGCTCTGCGCAGCGGCTGGGGTGCGCCGGGCCGCACAGGGGCCGCTGTTCCTCGAACGTTACCTGGACAGTTCCATCGAGCCTTTGATCAGCGCCCCCGCCGAGCGTCCGGTGGACCGTGCCGGCATCGTCGAGGTGGGCAACCTGGCTGCCAGCGACACGGGAAGCGCCCGACTGAGCATCATTGCGATCACTTATCTGTTGGCCATGGGCGGCCTGGAGTGGGTCGCGTTCACCGGCAACATCGGCCTGGTCAACAGCTTCCATCGCCTGGGGCTCAAGCCTGTAACCCTGTGCCCGGCCGACCCGCAGCGTCTCGGCGAGGATCGCCACCTCTGGGGCCGCTACTACGAGAGCCAGCCATGGGTTCATGTCGGGAATATCCGCGCCGGTTTCATTCATCTGCGCAATACCGGCCTGTTCAATCGCCTGGGATTGCCGACGGACCTTGGAGAAACCAGCCATGTCGCCTGA
- a CDS encoding AMP-binding protein has product MSPEMERFKRTLRGHAERRGHVVALWGDGSQLDYATLYSEVVYRQQRLRDEHISVVALALDNGIELMLWDLAALFEGLTCVILPGFFSQAQRRHCLEQSQAERVIAEPAFEAELQAAGYQHGGEFWRRHFDGTSRLPAGTAKLTFTSGTTGTPKGVCLSADSLLRVARELEQASQPVEARHHLALLPLAILLENLGCYAALYAGARLSLPSQKTLGIQGASGVDPTRLLGCLAERRAHSLILVPQLLLMLVTAAEQKMFNPHIVRFAAVGGARVSHDLLQRAQRVGLPVFEGYGLSECASVVCLNRPQAHRAGSVGQPLPHVEVRLADDGEVMIKGTTLLGYLGEPLHTSEWWPSGDLGEFDEDGFLYLRGRKKHQFVTSFGRNVNPEWVEAELTQGGDIAQAFVYGEALPHNHALLWPVRADCTDQTLELAVAKANDTLPDYARVHRWTRLDQPFSAANGMLTANGRPRRDAIVEHYRAQLTSSILSEESPS; this is encoded by the coding sequence ATGTCGCCTGAGATGGAACGATTCAAGCGCACCCTGCGCGGTCACGCTGAACGCAGGGGCCATGTCGTGGCGCTGTGGGGCGACGGCTCGCAGCTCGACTACGCAACGCTTTATTCCGAAGTGGTGTACCGCCAGCAACGTCTGCGCGATGAACACATCAGCGTTGTCGCCCTGGCCCTGGACAACGGTATCGAACTGATGCTCTGGGACCTTGCCGCACTGTTCGAAGGGCTGACCTGCGTCATCCTGCCCGGTTTTTTCAGCCAGGCTCAACGTCGGCACTGCCTGGAACAGAGTCAGGCCGAGCGGGTGATTGCCGAGCCTGCGTTCGAAGCGGAGCTGCAAGCCGCCGGATACCAGCACGGCGGTGAATTCTGGCGGCGGCACTTCGACGGGACAAGCCGCCTGCCGGCGGGCACCGCCAAGCTGACGTTCACCTCCGGTACCACCGGCACTCCGAAAGGCGTTTGCCTGAGCGCCGACAGCCTGTTGCGGGTAGCCCGTGAACTGGAGCAGGCCAGCCAACCGGTCGAGGCCCGGCATCACCTGGCATTGCTGCCCCTGGCGATTCTGCTGGAGAACCTTGGCTGCTACGCGGCGTTGTATGCCGGAGCCAGGCTGAGCCTGCCCAGCCAGAAGACCCTCGGCATCCAGGGTGCCAGCGGGGTCGACCCCACGCGCCTGCTGGGGTGCCTGGCCGAGCGTCGGGCGCACAGCCTGATCCTGGTTCCGCAACTGCTGTTGATGCTGGTCACGGCCGCCGAACAGAAGATGTTCAACCCGCACATCGTGCGATTCGCCGCCGTTGGCGGGGCACGGGTGTCCCACGATCTGTTGCAACGGGCCCAGCGGGTTGGCCTTCCGGTGTTTGAAGGCTATGGGCTGTCGGAGTGCGCCTCGGTGGTCTGTCTCAATCGGCCCCAGGCTCATCGCGCTGGCAGTGTCGGCCAGCCTCTGCCCCATGTGGAGGTCCGCCTGGCCGATGACGGCGAAGTCATGATCAAGGGCACGACCCTGCTGGGTTACCTGGGTGAGCCCCTGCACACCAGCGAGTGGTGGCCCAGCGGTGACCTGGGTGAATTCGACGAAGACGGTTTTCTTTACCTGCGCGGTCGCAAGAAGCACCAGTTCGTGACCAGTTTCGGTCGCAACGTGAACCCCGAATGGGTTGAAGCCGAACTCACCCAGGGCGGTGACATCGCCCAGGCCTTCGTTTATGGCGAAGCCTTGCCCCATAACCATGCGCTGCTCTGGCCCGTCCGCGCCGATTGCACTGATCAAACCCTGGAACTGGCCGTGGCCAAGGCCAACGACACGTTGCCCGATTACGCCCGGGTCCATCGCTGGACACGCCTGGATCAACCCTTCAGCGCTGCCAACGGCATGCTCACCGCCAATGGCCGGCCACGCCGGGATGCCATTGTCGAGCATTACCGGGCGCAGCTCACTTCATCTATCTTGTCCGAGGAGTCCCCGTCATGA
- a CDS encoding TenA family transcriptional regulator, with amino-acid sequence MSFFDTLQGVTQQERQTLFNLPIIRDALDGQVSLASYRGFLIQAYYHVRHTVPLMMACGARLPAHLEWLRKAVCEYIDEEYGHEQWVLDDIAVCGGDKDAVRNGQPSLPIELMVSYLYDLIARGNPVGLFGMVNVLEGTSIALATHAADSIRQRLELPPTAFSYLSSHGSLDIEHMQTYRGLMNRLDDPADQAAVIHASKVVYRLYTDMFRGLPRDGEHEHAPV; translated from the coding sequence ATGAGTTTTTTTGACACGTTGCAAGGAGTCACCCAGCAAGAGCGCCAGACCCTGTTCAATCTGCCGATCATCCGTGATGCCCTCGACGGCCAGGTCAGCCTGGCCAGTTACCGGGGATTCCTGATCCAGGCGTATTACCACGTGCGCCATACGGTGCCGTTGATGATGGCGTGCGGGGCGCGCCTGCCAGCGCACCTGGAGTGGCTGCGCAAGGCCGTGTGCGAATACATCGACGAAGAGTACGGCCACGAGCAATGGGTGCTGGATGACATCGCCGTGTGCGGTGGCGATAAGGATGCGGTGCGCAACGGCCAGCCATCGTTGCCCATCGAGCTGATGGTCAGTTACCTCTATGACTTGATTGCCCGGGGCAACCCGGTGGGCCTGTTCGGCATGGTCAATGTGCTCGAGGGCACCAGTATCGCCCTGGCGACCCATGCCGCCGACAGTATCCGCCAGCGCCTGGAACTGCCGCCCACGGCGTTCAGCTACCTCAGCTCCCATGGTTCGCTGGACATCGAGCATATGCAGACCTATCGCGGTTTGATGAACCGATTGGACGATCCGGCGGACCAGGCTGCGGTGATCCACGCCTCCAAGGTGGTGTACCGGTTGTACACCGACATGTTCCGGGGTTTGCCTCGTGACGGGGAGCATGAACATGCGCCTGTGTGA
- a CDS encoding SDR family oxidoreductase: MRLCDARVVLTGASGGIGQAIAAALCASGARVLAVARHREALQPLLERYPQHLFWVGADLTFLADRRKVLVAAEAQGGINLLINAAGVNHFAMLEQLDDSEINAMLALNISAPICLTKLFLPLLKQADSAMVVNVGSTYGSIGYPGYASYCASKFALRGFSEALRRELADTRVGVLYVAPRATRTAMNSPAADALNQALKANVDDPQTVATAVVHAIVGDRRELYLGWPERFFVGLNSLLPNLVDRGLRKQLPLVRRLSHKPENEHLKP; encoded by the coding sequence ATGCGCCTGTGTGATGCGCGTGTCGTGCTGACGGGTGCCAGCGGCGGAATCGGCCAGGCCATCGCCGCCGCCTTGTGCGCCAGTGGTGCGCGGGTGCTGGCCGTGGCCAGGCATCGTGAAGCCTTGCAGCCCTTGCTGGAGCGCTACCCGCAGCATTTGTTCTGGGTCGGTGCCGACCTGACCTTCCTGGCCGACCGACGCAAGGTACTGGTCGCCGCCGAGGCCCAGGGTGGCATCAACCTGCTGATCAATGCCGCTGGCGTGAACCACTTCGCGATGCTCGAACAACTCGACGACAGTGAAATCAACGCCATGCTGGCGTTGAACATCAGCGCGCCGATCTGCCTGACCAAACTGTTCTTGCCGCTGCTCAAGCAGGCCGACAGCGCGATGGTGGTCAACGTCGGTTCGACCTATGGATCAATCGGCTACCCGGGCTATGCCAGCTACTGCGCGAGCAAGTTTGCCTTGCGCGGTTTTTCCGAAGCCTTGCGCCGGGAACTGGCCGACACCCGTGTCGGGGTGCTCTACGTGGCGCCCCGGGCCACCCGTACCGCGATGAACAGCCCGGCGGCCGACGCGCTCAACCAGGCGCTCAAGGCCAACGTCGACGACCCGCAAACCGTGGCGACCGCAGTGGTCCACGCCATCGTCGGTGACCGTCGCGAGCTCTACCTGGGTTGGCCCGAACGCTTTTTCGTCGGCCTCAACAGTCTGCTGCCCAACCTGGTGGACCGAGGCCTGCGCAAGCAGTTGCCGCTGGTCCGCCGCCTCAGTCACAAACCCGAAAACGAGCACCTCAAGCCATGA
- a CDS encoding tetratricopeptide repeat protein, producing the protein MKQILACLLIGTLSQSVWALEAADQQRLGDIQQNWAHIQYELPEGQRAEAFEKLATQAAAFKQERQSLAEAWIWSGIVNSSWAGAKGGLGALGKVKEAKGDLEKALALDAKALQGSAYTSLGALYDRVPGWPLGFGDSDKAEQLLKQALQLNPNGIDSLYFWGDHLYRQKRYSEARAALQKALQAAPRPGRETADAGRRKEIDALLVDVNKQLN; encoded by the coding sequence ATGAAACAAATCCTCGCTTGCCTATTGATCGGCACTTTGAGCCAAAGCGTCTGGGCGTTGGAGGCTGCCGACCAGCAACGCCTGGGCGACATCCAGCAGAACTGGGCACACATTCAATACGAGTTGCCCGAGGGCCAACGGGCCGAGGCGTTCGAAAAACTCGCGACCCAGGCCGCGGCGTTCAAGCAGGAGCGCCAGTCGCTGGCCGAAGCCTGGATCTGGTCTGGCATCGTCAACAGCAGTTGGGCCGGGGCCAAGGGCGGGCTCGGTGCGCTGGGCAAGGTCAAGGAAGCCAAGGGCGACCTGGAAAAAGCCCTGGCCCTGGACGCCAAGGCCCTGCAAGGGTCGGCTTACACCAGCCTTGGCGCACTCTACGACCGGGTGCCGGGCTGGCCCCTGGGTTTCGGCGATTCGGACAAGGCCGAGCAGTTGCTCAAGCAGGCCTTGCAACTCAACCCGAACGGCATTGACAGCCTGTACTTTTGGGGGGATCACCTCTACCGTCAAAAGCGTTACAGCGAAGCCAGGGCGGCGTTGCAAAAAGCCTTGCAGGCAGCGCCGCGGCCGGGTCGGGAAACGGCTGATGCCGGGCGCCGCAAGGAGATCGACGCTTTGCTGGTGGATGTGAACAAGCAACTGAACTGA
- a CDS encoding response regulator — protein MRLLLIEDDVALGEGIHQALSREGYTVDWLQDGSSALHSLLSETFDLAVLDLGLPRMDGLQVLRRLRDSGSNLPVLILTARDATEDRIAGLDAGADDYLVKPFDLAELKARLRALLRRSAGRAQALIEHAGISLNPGTQQVSYQGKPVALTPKEYQLLHELLSPPGRVMTRDHLMQLLYGWNEEAESNTLEVHIHHLRKKFSTDLIRTIRGVGYLVEEHR, from the coding sequence GTGCGTTTATTACTGATCGAAGATGACGTGGCCTTGGGCGAAGGCATCCACCAGGCCCTGAGTCGTGAAGGCTATACCGTCGACTGGTTGCAGGACGGCAGCAGCGCCTTGCATTCGCTGCTCAGTGAAACCTTCGACCTGGCGGTACTTGACCTGGGCCTGCCACGGATGGACGGCCTGCAAGTGTTGCGGCGCTTGCGTGACAGTGGCTCCAACCTGCCGGTGCTGATCCTTACCGCCCGGGATGCCACCGAGGATCGTATTGCCGGGTTGGACGCCGGGGCCGACGATTATCTGGTCAAGCCCTTCGATCTGGCGGAACTCAAGGCCCGGCTAAGGGCCTTGTTGCGCCGTAGCGCCGGCCGCGCCCAGGCGTTGATCGAACATGCTGGCATCAGCCTGAACCCCGGCACCCAGCAAGTCAGTTACCAGGGCAAACCGGTGGCCCTGACGCCCAAGGAGTATCAGTTGCTCCATGAACTGCTCTCGCCGCCGGGCCGCGTCATGACCCGCGATCATCTGATGCAGCTGCTCTACGGCTGGAACGAGGAGGCCGAGAGCAACACACTGGAAGTGCACATCCATCACCTGCGCAAGAAGTTCTCCACCGACCTGATACGCACCATTCGCGGTGTCGGTTACCTGGTGGAGGAGCATCGATGA
- a CDS encoding ATP-binding protein, whose translation MSSIRRRTLTLILGLLFLGLLIITVFNLHDSNHEIAEVYDAQLAQNARLLQGVMRMPMASKEHAELYQAFNSALGQAVPKVDGHPYESKIAFQVWNSQGSVLVHTSSAPSFTSPPSAPGFSEIVDQKNRKWRAFVLDDAQYGLKIWVGERDDVRADLVDRIVRHTVVPNLIGSVLLAAVIWLAIGWGLKPLVDMAAKLRARHPGSLDPLQMMPLPTELEPMQAALNRVLAQIQEVMGRERRFIADAAHEMRTPLAVLRVHAQNLMEAGSEQSRRESLEHLIAGVDRTTRLVNQLLTMARLEPQTGVPTPAVIDLPATVRASLVQLTPWLLSKGLEPVLDVSENIGPVRIDPVAIDIALNNLVTNAANFSPANGTITVRLARKGDHYELSVEDQGPGIDEAERERLFERFYSRGNDQGAGLGLTIVRTIAERLGGQIRLENRAEGGLCATLEICRF comes from the coding sequence ATGAGTTCGATCCGGCGTCGCACCCTCACGTTGATTCTCGGCCTGCTGTTCCTTGGCCTGTTGATCATCACCGTATTCAACCTGCATGACAGCAACCACGAAATCGCCGAGGTCTACGATGCCCAGTTGGCGCAGAATGCCCGGTTGTTGCAGGGCGTGATGCGCATGCCGATGGCGAGCAAGGAGCATGCCGAGCTGTATCAGGCATTCAATTCGGCGTTGGGGCAGGCGGTGCCGAAAGTCGACGGCCATCCCTATGAAAGCAAGATCGCCTTTCAAGTCTGGAATTCACAAGGTTCGGTGCTGGTGCATACGTCCAGTGCGCCGTCTTTTACCTCGCCGCCGAGTGCGCCCGGTTTCAGTGAGATCGTGGACCAGAAGAACCGTAAATGGCGGGCATTCGTCCTGGACGATGCGCAATATGGCTTGAAGATCTGGGTGGGTGAGCGCGACGACGTGCGTGCCGACCTGGTCGACCGGATTGTCCGTCACACCGTCGTGCCCAACCTGATCGGCAGCGTTCTGCTGGCCGCGGTGATCTGGCTGGCCATCGGTTGGGGGCTCAAGCCCCTGGTCGATATGGCGGCCAAGTTGCGCGCCAGGCATCCCGGCTCACTTGACCCCCTGCAAATGATGCCGCTTCCTACCGAGCTTGAGCCCATGCAGGCGGCACTCAACCGTGTATTGGCGCAGATCCAGGAGGTGATGGGCCGTGAACGGCGTTTCATCGCCGACGCCGCCCACGAGATGCGCACGCCCTTGGCGGTGCTGCGGGTGCATGCGCAGAACCTGATGGAGGCGGGGAGCGAGCAAAGCCGTCGCGAGTCCCTGGAACACCTGATCGCCGGGGTCGATCGCACCACGCGCCTGGTCAATCAACTGCTCACCATGGCGCGGCTTGAACCGCAGACAGGCGTTCCGACGCCTGCGGTCATCGACCTGCCGGCCACGGTTCGTGCGAGCCTGGTTCAACTGACTCCCTGGTTGCTGAGCAAGGGACTCGAGCCGGTGCTGGATGTCAGCGAGAATATCGGCCCGGTTCGCATCGACCCGGTGGCCATCGACATTGCCTTGAACAACCTGGTGACCAACGCGGCCAATTTTTCTCCGGCCAACGGCACGATCACCGTACGGCTGGCCAGGAAGGGCGACCACTACGAGCTGTCAGTCGAAGACCAGGGGCCGGGTATCGACGAGGCCGAGCGTGAGCGGCTCTTCGAGCGGTTCTACAGCCGTGGCAACGATCAGGGGGCCGGGTTGGGGCTGACGATCGTACGCACTATCGCCGAGCGCCTGGGTGGTCAGATCCGGCTGGAGAATCGGGCCGAAGGCGGGTTGTGCGCGACCTTGGAGATTTGTCGCTTTTAG
- a CDS encoding DUF6691 family protein, which yields MLKLTAFMAGLLFGFGLLLAGMTNPRKVLAFLDLAGAWDPSLALVMIGAIGTAIVPLTWARQRSHSLLGSPMQLPAKRELDRRLIGGGLLFGIGWGIAGICPGPAVAMLLTGHWQAIVFALAMLAGMMLFTVLENRRGH from the coding sequence ATGCTCAAACTCACGGCGTTCATGGCCGGCCTGCTGTTCGGTTTCGGCCTGCTCCTGGCGGGCATGACCAACCCGAGAAAGGTATTGGCGTTCCTGGACTTGGCCGGTGCCTGGGACCCTTCCCTGGCCCTGGTGATGATCGGCGCGATTGGCACCGCCATTGTCCCGCTGACCTGGGCACGCCAACGCAGCCACTCGTTGCTGGGAAGTCCCATGCAATTACCGGCCAAGCGTGAACTGGACCGACGCCTGATCGGCGGCGGCCTGCTGTTCGGCATCGGCTGGGGCATCGCCGGCATCTGCCCAGGCCCCGCCGTGGCCATGCTGCTGACCGGTCACTGGCAAGCCATCGTATTCGCCTTGGCCATGCTGGCCGGCATGATGCTGTTCACGGTATTGGAAAACCGACGGGGCCACTGA
- a CDS encoding YeeE/YedE family protein: protein MNIDWLNFTPWSALAGGMLIGLAASLFVVANGRIAGVSGLIGSLLQRGGEGISEKALFLLGLLVAPLLWGVFASLPPIEFQSGVLGLILAGLLVGVGTRYGSGCTSGHGVCGLSRLSPRSMVATACFMFSGFVTVFVLRHLLGG from the coding sequence ATGAACATCGACTGGCTCAACTTCACGCCATGGTCCGCCCTTGCAGGCGGCATGCTGATCGGCCTGGCGGCCAGTCTGTTCGTCGTCGCCAATGGGCGCATCGCGGGCGTCAGCGGCTTGATTGGCAGCCTCCTGCAACGGGGTGGCGAGGGCATCAGTGAGAAAGCGCTGTTTCTCCTTGGCCTGCTGGTCGCGCCACTTTTATGGGGGGTGTTTGCCAGCCTTCCACCGATCGAATTCCAGAGCGGCGTGTTGGGGCTCATCCTCGCGGGCCTGTTGGTCGGCGTCGGCACCCGCTACGGTTCAGGCTGCACGAGTGGTCATGGCGTGTGCGGCCTATCGCGGCTTTCGCCGCGCTCCATGGTAGCCACCGCCTGCTTCATGTTCAGCGGCTTCGTCACAGTGTTTGTCCTGCGTCACTTGCTGGGGGGCTGA
- a CDS encoding universal stress protein, translating to MSTQSRLMLVVSPLMEHSPAFDRAAALAKAEGAALHIVAFDYLEGLATAGLVNEQALEQMRLGYIERHRHWLEEQARPLRKLGIEVTTEVTWVERPLQEILVHLKEAPMDALIKSVDPESWFSRLMFTPLDVHLLRECEVPLHFVNKVVHARPRKILAAIDPFHQDGRYEGLNDRILSEANKLATSCDATLEVIYAYDLSSITAAEYGYGNGSLFFSSTLARQLYESQGAAFDALAERNGIAPDQRRMIMGDPAKVLASYAASHDIDVIVMGRVRYGSLDKLIGSTVEGLLYKMPCSVWVVAPQQVG from the coding sequence ATGTCTACGCAATCACGCTTGATGCTGGTCGTCTCGCCACTGATGGAACACAGCCCGGCGTTCGACCGGGCGGCCGCGCTGGCCAAGGCCGAAGGCGCCGCGCTGCATATTGTCGCGTTTGACTACCTCGAAGGCCTGGCCACGGCCGGCCTGGTCAACGAGCAAGCACTGGAGCAGATGCGCCTGGGCTACATTGAGCGCCATCGGCACTGGCTGGAGGAACAGGCCAGGCCGCTGCGCAAACTCGGTATCGAGGTCACGACAGAAGTAACGTGGGTCGAGCGCCCCTTGCAGGAGATCCTGGTCCACCTCAAGGAAGCGCCCATGGATGCGCTGATCAAGTCGGTGGATCCTGAGTCCTGGTTTTCCCGATTGATGTTCACACCGCTGGACGTGCATCTGCTGCGCGAATGCGAAGTTCCCCTGCACTTCGTCAACAAGGTCGTCCACGCTCGTCCGCGCAAGATCCTGGCGGCCATCGATCCGTTTCATCAGGACGGGCGTTACGAAGGCCTCAATGACCGGATCCTGAGCGAAGCCAACAAGCTGGCCACCAGTTGCGACGCGACGCTGGAAGTCATCTACGCCTATGACCTCTCGTCCATTACCGCCGCCGAATACGGTTATGGCAACGGCTCGCTGTTCTTCTCCTCGACCCTGGCCCGCCAGCTCTACGAATCCCAGGGCGCGGCCTTCGATGCACTGGCCGAACGCAACGGCATCGCCCCGGACCAACGGCGCATGATCATGGGAGACCCGGCCAAGGTGTTGGCCAGCTACGCCGCATCCCATGACATTGATGTCATTGTCATGGGGCGCGTGCGCTACGGCAGCTTGGACAAGCTGATCGGCAGTACCGTGGAAGGCCTGCTGTACAAGATGCCCTGCAGCGTGTGGGTGGTCGCACCGCAGCAGGTCGGCTGA